Within the Syngnathus scovelli strain Florida chromosome 6, RoL_Ssco_1.2, whole genome shotgun sequence genome, the region ATATTCCTGTATGCTTAAAAGGATGCCTGTGACTACTTTAAATTTATCCGGGGCATTTTGTTCTCAAGAATTAATTGCAACTCGACTGTTGTGGTCGTCATCAACCAGTGGTATAAGTATTTAGTAGTATTTATTGTCAAACAGGGTTCCAGCCTAATGTTTCGTACTAAGATCGCAGTGGCCCCCTAATTAAAAATTTAGGAGCACACATTTGAAATGTGTTTCTATTTTATTCCAAATACAATGAATAGGGGCTCGCTGATACtttctcacaaaaaaaaaaaacaactgcgtCTGCCCTCCAATCCAAAACAGGTGGGGTCGTAAAAACTGTCAGACTTCTCTTTCAGGGCGGCCTGCTTGCTTAATCTGCTTTTTCTTCCTTTAGGCGGACGTGGACAATTTTCATTCTGGACATGTCACCGCACCGAGCAAAACACAGGTGACGTCATaaaatctttgtttttcttcagcCGATTGCTTCAACCTGATCTAACCACCAAACGTCAGCAGCAAATGCATCCAGAAATACAGCACCTTTTGACCCCAAGTGTCAAGTAAGACATCTTTCAAGATGTCACCTGCCACTTTCCATCCAACCCTGCATTTGAACCCTTCACCTGTCCCACCAAACGCAGATACAATACTGCACTTTCATGTCACACATGTCCCCTCATATTTATTGTCTGCCTGTACACACACCTTTGTCTCCACACACCAGCTTCTTTGCAATGCAAGGGATTTCCACATAGCCAAATTCTTTCAGCCTGTCTACTTGCTGGGCCGTGATGGGATGCTGCCACATCGCAGTGTTCATCGCGGGGCAGAAGAGGAGAGGGCGACTGCTATCCCAGGCTCTCACCACGCACGTCTGCCGATGATAAACACAGTCATATCAAATTAATAATAAAGATTCCAACATTTAATGTTCTCACCAGGAGGTTGTCACAAATGCCACTCGCGATCTTCCCGAGCGTGTTTGCATCTAAGGGGGCGATGACGAGAAGGTCTGCCCAGCGTCTGAGCTCAATGTGAAGCACTGGGTCAGATCTCTGATTCCACATctggaacaaaaacacaattgGGTTTATATACACCAGTTAACCTACAGCAGATATAACAATTGCGCCCCCTCCTGTTCAGGTGTGGGAGGGAGCTGAGGTACTTGGTGAGGAACCCACACAAGCACAGATAGAAAAACAAAGGGTTCCGATTCCAGGATTGCGTACAACAAAAAACTTACCTCCCATTCATCTTTGTCACTGTAAACCTTTACTGACACCTCTTCGGGGTTATAAAAGTGCTGGGCATGCTCAGTTGTGACCACTCTTACATCCacctaaaaaagaaaagaaaactccGATATTGGCCTCCGACTTTGTTCTTAATAGAAAACACAAAAGGCAGTAAAGCAAACGGGGGAGTTTAAttgatgtttttgtgtgtaggTTATCAGTGGCAGTCTTTTTCTTTCACGTGTGACCTTGGTTGATGCTTATTAGACCCGCTGAATAACTAAATAGTGTATCTAAAATTCTAAGAAATCACAACACAGTTCAAGCTGTGGTTTTGAGTGAGCCCTAGGGAATAGGCAAACCACCAAAGATCGGGCCTATTAAACGGACACAAagaccttttctttctttccaactTAAAAGCTCACCCCTGGGAGATGGAGAAGCTCAGAGACCAAAACGGGAAGTTTGAGAGCAGCTACGCTCCCAGTTACTCCCACAAGCACACAAAAAGCTCCGGAAGTTTTCACCAAGTCGCTCGGAGGACGAGAATCATCTTGATCCGTCTGCATTTTGACATATTGCCGCAGGTAAAATTCTTCCTATTCCTGTTTTCGCTTGTCCAAACGGTTgttatgtttgattttttttcctccgtttCTACTTCCGCAAATAAACCCCAGTGGCCAATCACAGTGGAGAACAATGTAACGTCACGCTCCCATTGGTCGCTTCGATGACAGCTCGAGAACGCGCCCGTTCGTGGAATGTTCTGGCTGCTCGCTTTACGGCTAGCATGAGAAACGAAGACACAGTCTTgtgttttgtttgatttttttaaaaaattgattGATACTAAACAATGATGGCATTGACACCTCTTGTTTACTGGGCTCAACGCCACGAAAAAATCTACCTCCGCGTGGAACTGACTGACGCTCAGGTGAGCATGGACCTGTGTTACATGTCAAGttgctcccatgttatcttGCTCCCCGTCTCGAGGTACGACTTAATGTAAGGCGAGTTGCGCAGTTTTGTGTTTTACGTCTGCAGATTTGTCACAGCGACTTGGACCTTCCCTGATTCCAAAACTGatcaaattctcaataaaaacgctgaacgaaacgtctcgtttgcatttccaactggctgcaaaaaaaataccaaacactaaaaactttttttttaatcatcgtctGATGGGAGCTCAGCATCAGCTGTCATGTGTTGTTTGGATGctttaaggcaggggtgtcaaactcatttttttcgcgggccgcattgtagtcatagcttctttcggagggccattatgactgtcaacacaaataaatgtatgagcaccacatattatatacagtaaaagctacaaaacaaactggcaaataactcgttttcaaatcagacaagtaaaaactggtcaaatatttaaaaatatatatatattattaaaagtgaagacaatttgcaattctagtaatgacacacaaatttgatgcacaatttgtcttcgcgggccacatacaatgatgtggcgggccgtatctggcccccaggccttgagtttgacacctgtactTTAAGGTAAGCAAGTTCTAACAGAGAAGAGTGCGCATGAGGGTTGTTTTTTTACACAGTATTTAAAGTATTCAGGAATAGATATTGACCTCAAATGTAATGTGCGTGTTAACAAAAAAGTCAAAACTGCATAAAGGATATACATTTACAACGTCGCCctacagcaggggtgtccaagtccagtcctggagggccgcattcctccatgttttccaagtttccctcgttaaacacacccgaTTCAATGATcatgctcctgcagaacgtgaggatgaactgatcatttgaagtgCCAAAAGCCCCAATGatggtgagcagcaggggggggccccatttcaaccccttacactgagtgccaagcagggaagaaatgagtaccattgttataatggtcactggtatgacccggccgggggttgaacccccgacctcccaaactcagggcggacactctcctcttaggccactgagctggtaaacactcgtgtcgtagtataacacttatagtcgtttttaaataacgtgtatgcctaaatattgttatccaatatgtctactgcaatttcacattagattgctggtttgaaatttgcttttaatattattatttttaataaacatttatg harbors:
- the ppcdc gene encoding phosphopantothenoylcysteine decarboxylase, with product MQTDQDDSRPPSDLVKTSGAFCVLVGVTGSVAALKLPVLVSELLHLPGVDVRVVTTEHAQHFYNPEEVSVKVYSDKDEWEMWNQRSDPVLHIELRRWADLLVIAPLDANTLGKIASGICDNLLTCVVRAWDSSRPLLFCPAMNTAMWQHPITAQQVDRLKEFGYVEIPCIAKKLVCGDKGKGAMAEVSTIVSVIKQYIQPTSEPSPPT